In Paenibacillus dendritiformis, the DNA window CAAAACTCTGATCGTTCTGGCTTTGTTGCTTATCCGAATGTTCCCAAGGCTGTCACGGGTGCCGAACAAATACTGAAGAAGGCGGAGGAAGCGCTGGATACAGGAAATTACGTTCGTGCCGCTGAAATTAATTTTTGCGTTATGCATGAGATGGGAGATTTGCTGCAGATGTGTGATGATTCCGGCGGAGTCGTCGGAGGTCTAATTCAGGAATGTTTAGACAATATTCATCGTATATCCGTTCAACTAGAAAATAGCTCTTCTAAGGATAGAGCCGTCCTATTTCAACGAGTTCTCAAAGAGGTGCTCCATCCGAACACAAAGGGCTGGAATGAGTGGCAATTGTCTCTTCTGGAAAGTGCAAGTTATTTGATGGCCACTTCTGCGGAAAAGGATTTATGGGGTGAGTTGATCGCTAAATTAGAGGCGCATGAAAAAAGTCAATCCTTCTCCGGTACTTTTTTTACAGAGCATGCAGCTATACTTCGATACCAAGTCATTCAGAAGTTTGAAGGTGACAGTGTAGCATTGCAATTTTTACTAGACCACCTCGACAATCCGCACTTTCGCAAAATGGCGATTGAAGATGCTATCAAGAGACAGGAATTCGATCGAGCGCTGGAGCTTGCCGAGCAAGGAGTACAACAAGACGCTGAAAAAGGCTACCGCGGTCTTGTTAAACAATGGGAGGAGTATCGGTTCGAAATTTATGGGCATACTCGTCAAGTGGATCTTCAAAAGAAGCTTGCAGAGGAATTCGCAGTGTCAGGGGATTATCAGTATTATATGATGTTGAAAGAATTATACAGCAGAGATGAATGGAAAGAGGCATATGAGAGGTTATTAGCCAAATTGGAAGACGAATACAACAGGAATTGGCGAACGGAGTCCTTATACACCCGAGTGCTTATTGAAGAGAAGGAAACGGAGAAACTACTGAATTATGTTCGTAAGAACAAGCGAACGGTACTGGACTACTATCCTTACCTCGTAAGTAAATATGCAGAAGAGGTCTTTATTTTATTTACACAAACCATATCAGAGGAAATCGCCCGCGCTTCCAATCGCAAACAATATCAGAAAGGATGCAGAATGATTCGTGACCTCATCAAAGCAGGCGGAGCAGCCCATGCGGAAAAGGTTATTGACCAGTTATGCACCGCTTATAGCAATCGGCCTGCTCTTATCGATGAGCTGCGAAAGATTAGACGAATCTGATTCGGGGGATATCCAATGTGGTTACACCCGTGGGGGCCGGATATGTCGGAAGGATAATCAAGTTGATAATACCCGCCAAATTGACCGTAACCATACGGGTCGTAACCGCAAGGAGCGTAATTGGATTGACCGAAATCGTATTGATACATTGATATTTTCCTTTCTTGTAACTATTTTGCATTACATTATGTTGGGGATTCGCCTATGGTACTTACAGCACCGCCTATTTTGGGCATTCATACACTTTCGATAAGGGAACAGAATCGGCGGCAGCGTAATATCCGGTTAACTTATATTATTTATGGTTAATCAGATTAAATATCTGCGTGAAGCCACCATCGAAGCCATGAAACAATCGTTAGTCTAGCCAGCCGAGAGCAGATAGTCGTCTGCTTCAGGGTAAATTTTCGAACGGGTGTTCCAATCCCCCGTCCCCACCATGAAAAACCCGACTGCATGAGGTCGGGTTTTTGCTTTACTCCTTCGTATTTTCCGTTATAATGTGATTAAGTTGAGGATGCGTATCCAACATTATTTGAGAAAGCAGCTGCGTTGGTTGATTCTTTGGCTAAAAACCATTGCTTTCACAATGGCAATAAACGAACGGCTTATTTATCTGTAAAATCATTCCTTAAAATTAATGGCTATCATCTAAAAATGGAACGGGAATTTGCAGTGAATTTCATGGTGGACATTGAGAATGGAAAATATTCCATTGCAGAAATGGCTCAAATTTTTGCAGAACATTGCATCAAAATGTAAGATGTGGCGGCGGGGATATCTAGCTGTTTATTTGACGATTGCGGAAGCAACGCAGACCTGTATTCTTAATATCATTAAAGGCCGGCTGTACCCGGATAGAAAAATGACGAACCGTCAACTGCGTCCCACTAACGCTTTTGGCGGTTTTTTGCGTCTGCCCGCGCGGCAATTT includes these proteins:
- a CDS encoding SWIM zinc finger family protein; translation: MKLTEIENTIDPNVLERGETYWENGHIVAFREVKPRVYHAEVEGVVFYNVEIKLSSRGKVVHTFCDCPYDKGPICKHVTAVLLEIRHASPKKEAESDSKGKSANKKSMADHLSKLSKDELIALLVHFSNEITEVEQALSLKFIDTGEKESVNHFKKIIRNSIKQNSDRSGFVAYPNVPKAVTGAEQILKKAEEALDTGNYVRAAEINFCVMHEMGDLLQMCDDSGGVVGGLIQECLDNIHRISVQLENSSSKDRAVLFQRVLKEVLHPNTKGWNEWQLSLLESASYLMATSAEKDLWGELIAKLEAHEKSQSFSGTFFTEHAAILRYQVIQKFEGDSVALQFLLDHLDNPHFRKMAIEDAIKRQEFDRALELAEQGVQQDAEKGYRGLVKQWEEYRFEIYGHTRQVDLQKKLAEEFAVSGDYQYYMMLKELYSRDEWKEAYERLLAKLEDEYNRNWRTESLYTRVLIEEKETEKLLNYVRKNKRTVLDYYPYLVSKYAEEVFILFTQTISEEIARASNRKQYQKGCRMIRDLIKAGGAAHAEKVIDQLCTAYSNRPALIDELRKIRRI
- a CDS encoding type II toxin-antitoxin system death-on-curing family toxin; protein product: MAKNHCFHNGNKRTAYLSVKSFLKINGYHLKMEREFAVNFMVDIENGKYSIAEMAQIFAEHCIKM